Part of the Musa acuminata AAA Group cultivar baxijiao chromosome BXJ2-7, Cavendish_Baxijiao_AAA, whole genome shotgun sequence genome is shown below.
CCCAAGTCTCTACGGAGAGCAGCCCAGAGCTTAAACCTTGTTGGGCCAAACCAGTTCCAAGTAAGTAATATAATGTGTTGGGATTTATTATGCTATTCCAGTTGGAACTCTACTCCTCTTTATTGATTTTGGAACTTGGATTTTGGTCTATCATTTCCCACCTGGATTTGCATGTTTAGAAGAGATAGAGCAGTCAAAAGGTTTCATTACATTCTCTTTGACGGGTGGTCCTGAGCACCATATTTCACAGGTATGAAAACCGCACTTTGATTTTCATGGTCATGATTTCCTCTCATTTTAATGATTGTAAACAGTGAATGCTTTAACAAATGCTTATAAATGGAGTACTTTTATAATGTGTGTCTGTGGTTGACAAAGCTAATCTATTGAAATAGTCACTTTTACaagttaattttatcatcaagttGTTGCTCTGTTGAAATATTCTCCCACACAGCTACTCAGGCTGAAATTTATGAAgtagctttttatttttattttttatgttatctAACTTGTACTATTTTTGGGTTCTGCAACACTTCATTTGTCTTGACTAGAACATGCCTTAACACTGATCTATGGCTGTATAGTATTGTacccttcttttcttttattttcttttgtaatGTATTCGTCCTAGATAAAATTTGTTTTCTTATTTAtatgtttctctttttttttgttcaaataGAATGTAAAACTGAACCACATGCACTGagaagtcttttttttttattatctgcaATCAATTTCATCATTCAGGTCACAGATGCTGTGGTAATCGCAAGGTATTTAGGTGCCATTTTAGTGATTCCTGACATCAGAGGAAATGAGGTTGGTCAAAGAAGGTAAATTTCCAATTTTTATCATACTCTGCCAGCTTCTCTGGATTTTGTTCTAGTGTTAATTTACCAGTTTTCTTTGTCATTGTAACTTTGATCATAACTAAAATTTCAGcattatgattatgattttgaATTTTCTCCCTCTTTTAGGAAAACACCAGAAACAGCAAAATGTAGTAAAATGAAAACGCTTTGCATTGTCTTCAGatcttaaaaatatatagttAAAATTGATCAGAGAAATGATCAGTGTGTGCTCTAGTGTGAAAGAGAAAACCAGGATTAATGAGTTACTGTGGTATTTTGTTTCATATGCTTCAACCATTGATACCAAATGCtaggcttatatatatatatatatatatatatatatatatatatatatatgtatatatatatatatatatatgtatatatatatatgtatgtatgtatgtgtatatatgtatgtatatatgtatgtgtatatatgtatgtatatatgtatgtgtatatatgtatgtatatatgtatgtatatatatatatgtatatacatgtatatatatatagagagagagagagatggagagagagcATCTCTAAGATGCATATGACAGCATTTTTTCCTCCGAAACATTGAGGTAGTTCAGATCTTGTTTTTCCTTTTGTTTGTTGCTTTTTCATAGATCTTCAATTTTCTTCTGCAATTAAAACACTCCAAATGCTTACAGGAATTTTGAGGATATGTATGATGCCGATAATTTCACTGCAAGCTTGACTGGAGTTATAGAAGTTGTCAGAGAGCTTCCTGCTGAAGTAACTACTGAAAATCCAGCTGTCATCAGAGTCCCCAATAGGGTATCAGAGGACTTCATTAAGAACAATATTCAACCAGTCTTCCAAACAAAAAGTTACCTGAGACTTGCAACCTTCTTCCCTTCAATCAATTTGAAAGCATCAGGAAAGCCTAATACCGACTTGGATTCAACTGCTTGCTTAGCTATGTTTGGAAGCCTTGTAATGAAACAGGAAATTTTGGAAGTGGTTGACCGGATGGTTGAGAGACTGAAAACTCTTAGTCGCAATACAGGAAGCCAGTTTATTGCAGTCGACATAAGGGTTGATGTGCTAGAGAAAAAGAGCTGCAGAGAGAAAAGCAATGGAAGAAAACCTTGTTACACTGCAGTGGAGATCAGAGATTTCTTAAGAAAAGTCGGGTTTAATGCAGATAACACGATTTACCTAACTGAGACCTGGTGGCATGAAAGTCTAAACCCATTGAAGGAGGTCTTTCCGAAAACTTATACTAAGGTAAGTTCCACTGATTGCTTAACTCAATGTTTCCAAGAACTTTATGTTTGTGGTATCGCATTTATGGTTGATACATAGGTTACGATTGCACCAGTATGTGCCGTGATCATTAGTGCATGAACATTTAGTTATGACTCAGAAATTCTGTGTGCTTTCAAGCTTAACCATCAGTGCATCATCCTTGACATTTACAGTTAACTATTTTGATAGGCAAAAATTTggtttacatataatttttcatGTGTCTCAGATATTATGTTTGCGGAAACAGTCAAAAAGTACAAATTTGTTAAGGGAAGGTTTAGTTTAGCCTCTTGTTGCTTGTCTTTTGATTGTGATTAATTCTAGGACACTCACCATTTTGATGATACATAATCTTGATATTTTGTAATTTGATCATGAAATCTGCATCTTTGGTTCCTCAGAAGCATATACTGTGCATTCTGCCTCCGGCTCAAAGTTCATTAGTTGAGCTAAAACTTAGATCTAAAGATTTCCATTCTGCTTTCGTTTTGTTGCAGGATGATCTGATACCTGCAGAGAAGAAAGGTCACTTCCTCCAGTCTGGAGGTGCCGAGCTGCAGAGAGCTCTCGACTTCCAAATCTGTTCTAAAAGCGATGTCTTTGTGCCTGCGATATCTGGTTTATTCTATGGAAATGTAGCTGGCAAGAGAATCACTTTGGGTCGGACCCAAATCCTCGTCCCATCCCAAGTTCCTAGCTCCTCTCCTACAGCTTCCAATTTCTTCTCGCCTTATGTCTCCAAGAGGAATCACGTTGCCTACTCATGCTTCTGTTAGTTATATGAAGAATGAACTGTAGCAGGGCAGCAGAGAGCCTCATTCCTGTTGTTGGAGTCTCTGCTACTTAGCTTTCATCTTTGCAATGTGTACTTGGTTTCAAAATGATCATATGAAGTTGAACAAGTTGACTGTGTGCCGGGTACATTTTATATAGGGCTGAATTTTTACTATCCATATGAGTTTTATAATGTATGAACATGAAAATTCAAATCATTGGATGAAGATGTTTGAGTCCTCAATCTCTAGTAAATGAAAATTCATACCATCTTtttaaggtataaattctaaaatTAATGTGATTCATTATTTATATGCATAAAATGTGTTGATCCTTTTGATGTGTCTATATAACACAATGttacggacttagttggaattactTAAGTCGTGAAACACATTTACGGTCaagtcacgaacttagcttaGAGTTGCTTAAGTTGCGAAGCACCTTTGCGCCAACTTTTCGGATTTAGTTGGGATTGTCTAAGTCGTGACGTGCTTTTGCGTTATGTGTTCATAAAGGGTCAGTcagtttgcaacct
Proteins encoded:
- the LOC135617598 gene encoding protein MANNAN SYNTHESIS-RELATED 1-like isoform X2 → MAVDPRQVVAGFLTISMFAMLGNMIKRDHFDSIEVSIQETSVVQFDALKAEEKSVTQVSTESSPELKPCWAKPVPKIEQSKGFITFSLTGGPEHHISQVTDAVVIARYLGAILVIPDIRGNEVGQRRNFEDMYDADNFTASLTGVIEVVRELPAEVTTENPAVIRVPNRVSEDFIKNNIQPVFQTKSYLRLATFFPSINLKASGKPNTDLDSTACLAMFGSLVMKQEILEVVDRMVERLKTLSRNTGSQFIAVDIRVDVLEKKSCREKSNGRKPCYTAVEIRDFLRKVGFNADNTIYLTETWWHESLNPLKEVFPKTYTKDDLIPAEKKGHFLQSGGAELQRALDFQICSKSDVFVPAISGLFYGNVAGKRITLGRTQILVPSQVPSSSPTASNFFSPYVSKRNHVAYSCFC
- the LOC135617598 gene encoding protein MANNAN SYNTHESIS-RELATED 1-like isoform X1, giving the protein MAVDPRQVVAGFLTISMFAMLGNMIKRDHFDSIEVSIQETSVVQFDALKAEEKSVTQVSTESSPELKPCWAKPVPKEIEQSKGFITFSLTGGPEHHISQVTDAVVIARYLGAILVIPDIRGNEVGQRRNFEDMYDADNFTASLTGVIEVVRELPAEVTTENPAVIRVPNRVSEDFIKNNIQPVFQTKSYLRLATFFPSINLKASGKPNTDLDSTACLAMFGSLVMKQEILEVVDRMVERLKTLSRNTGSQFIAVDIRVDVLEKKSCREKSNGRKPCYTAVEIRDFLRKVGFNADNTIYLTETWWHESLNPLKEVFPKTYTKDDLIPAEKKGHFLQSGGAELQRALDFQICSKSDVFVPAISGLFYGNVAGKRITLGRTQILVPSQVPSSSPTASNFFSPYVSKRNHVAYSCFC